TCACAGGGGGGGATGCTTGCTATTATTCACGATTATAGTTTATTTCAGGAAAATTCCTTAATTTATAATAATAGTGAATTAGCCTCGGTTAATTTTGATACACATTTTGTTGTTTCAGGAAGAATGGATAAACTAAAGATGATAGAAGGATTTCTAAAAAACTCAGGTATAATCTATCAGATGTTATCTGTATCTTATGGTTTTCATTCATCTTTAATTGATCCTGCTGCAAGTAGTTATCTAAGTTATTTGAAGAATAAATTTTATCAAAAACCTCAAATTCCTTTGGTTTCCTGCGCGAATGGAACCATATTGACACAACTTCCAAATGAATATTTTTGGGAAATTGTTAGAAAACCCATCAAGTTTCCAGAAGCTATTAGAGAACTTGAAAAAGAAAAGGGAGAGAAGCTTATTTATTTAGACCTTGGCCCTGGAGGTACTCTTGCTAATTTTGCTAAACGTAACATAGATATTAATTCACAGTCAAAACCTTATACAATTATGACACCTTTTGGCAAGGATATCAAAAACTTTGAGGTCATATTAAAAACGGTAAAAAACAAAGCTTATAATTCAAAGCTTTGAGATTTTTAATATATTAGAAAATTAGCTGGGGTGTTTTATCGTTATTTAGATGATACATGAAATAAATGATAGAAATCTGCTATAAAAAAAGGAATATTGCTGTAATAAAGTAAAATAATCTTTAAAAATGAAGAATATTATATAAAAATGTGAAATATGAGTTGTCAGTAGAGTAAGCACAAATCGAATTTTACAGGAGATTGAACTACTTATGAAGACTACATATCAAATTTATCCACTGAAAGTGGGTTTTTTTAATTTCAAGAATTATACTTATATTATTGTGGATAAAGAAACCAGAAGCGCTGCAATAGTTGATCCATCGTGGGAAGTAGAAATCATTGTGAATGTATTGAGTAAATTAGAAGTTGAATTATCAACTATTTTGCTTACCCATTCACACTATGATCATGTAAATATGGTAGACGCTTTGATAATGAAGTATAACCCTATGGTGTATATGTCATATATTGAAGCAAATTATTATAGATTCAAATGTAAGAATCTTATTACTATTGATGATATGGATTTGGTAAGTGTTGGACAAACGGAAATTCGTTGTCTTGCAACACCTGGGCATACGGCTGGAGGAAGTTGTTACCTTTTAAAAGGTAGTTTATTTACTGGGGATACAATATT
The sequence above is drawn from the Clostridium formicaceticum genome and encodes:
- a CDS encoding MBL fold metallo-hydrolase; this encodes MDKETRSAAIVDPSWEVEIIVNVLSKLEVELSTILLTHSHYDHVNMVDALIMKYNPMVYMSYIEANYYRFKCKNLITIDDMDLVSVGQTEIRCLATPGHTAGGSCYLLKGSLFTGDTIFIEGCGICTGKGASAEDMFESIQKIKSIVRPDVRIYPGHSYGKKPGYSMEYLMKENIYLHINDKKHFIEFRNRKNQKNLFIFK
- a CDS encoding acyltransferase domain-containing protein; this encodes MENTLVFMFSGQGSQYYQMGKALFVQHPVFQKWMLKLDKTMQEISGNSIIDQLYNEKNSVAEEFNDILYTYPATFMVEYALAQVMLESGIEPDYVLGTSMGEFASAAVAGVIEVEEIMELVIKQAQSIEYHCSQGGMLAIIHDYSLFQENSLIYNNSELASVNFDTHFVVSGRMDKLKMIEGFLKNSGIIYQMLSVSYGFHSSLIDPAASSYLSYLKNKFYQKPQIPLVSCANGTILTQLPNEYFWEIVRKPIKFPEAIRELEKEKGEKLIYLDLGPGGTLANFAKRNIDINSQSKPYTIMTPFGKDIKNFEVILKTVKNKAYNSKL